The genomic interval TGGATATTTCATACACAGATACTGCACAGTGCACACAATACGAAATGATTTGCGCCATCATTTCTACTACGTGGTTAGAGATTTGGGAAATCCCTGTTTACCTACTGACAATTAAAATACAGAGtcccaagagtgaataggcaatcGTGTCCCATTTTagactgtaggtaggtataatcatCAGGGTAGTAGGTATGTTACCTACTACTTTCTATAATCATATTTCCATGATCGTGTGATCGTGGTCATTATAACGACTTAAAAAAATACCATTGAGATATAATTGAAGTTTGCGATATTACCTATCTTACGTATGCCTTTTTTGTATAAGAATGTCACTCGCAATcgtaaaagaaattaaaacaaTTGTTTTGCGGTTACAGCACTTCAAATTAACATCGTCAACAacatgtgcatattttcattgAGATGGAACGCAAAAGTCGTGTTCATTTCATTCTGGTATATTGATGAATTTTGCTGTTACTGACTTGTTCATGCaatgtttaatttattcataacGTGCTGGTGATGATTACTTACCTTATTTATGATTTCGTATGATTCATACGTGTTCGTTTATTGTGCGACTGTTTTTATGTaacaaaaaacattaaaaattatattagtcatgttgttagttattatattatttatcagaATTTCAAAGTTCTTGGGAAAGTCAAGCGTAGGAACACTGCACCTAAatagacttacctacctaccactgaGCATGTACCTACTCACTAATTTGACTTTATTTGATTCAGTGTAAGTTGTAGTGGCcaagattattttataaatcagCTGCCTGTAAGTAACTGTTTATGAGTTACCACTGAGTACCATTTAAAAAGTCGAGCACTACGCTTCGTTTGATTAGCTAGTTAggtggtacctacttaagagcggtgatagcctagtgctaAAGACGACCTTCTACTCGAGAAGTCAAGCAGGCACCTCAAACGTTTCAGAgttgtgttttaagcaattaaatcttcggtgaaggaaaacatgatgaggaaacctgcacgcctgatgttttcaaagatgtgtgaaatctgcaaATCCGCACTGGGACAGCGTGCCAGAATATAGCTTTAGTCCTTCTTATTCcggtgttcagtagtgagccagcgatgggttgatcatgatgaggtacctacttgttgacACGTTAGCTGTCAAGCATCTCGtagtgttaaaatattcggtccTAAATATTAGAGCCATTGGCAagtgtacagtcaaaggccgtaaatGGTGTAGCACCCTAATGCTTATATTCGTGTgacacggttatgcacatgcgttaggtgtatGTGGCGTGtgtatagaaaaaggtcataagtgcgacagggtTTTGATGCAACAGTTTCTTGGAATTGCTACTAGAATTCTGAGACCGACCGTACCTATTGGTATATTGCGCATGTATTGTTTTATGAAGGCTGTATCGTACCCACCGTGAAGTAGGCAAATGCAcactataaattaatattatattcgtgTGCATTTGGCTTAAAGCTGGTCTGTCTCGGTCGGTTGAAGACGCGTCACGGCTCCTCCTCTAGCGGTACCGAGTTGTAGGAGGAATGAATCACGTGCTCTCCGTTACGAATGGTTTACCACCCACAATGCCTTGTAATCATTCGATTCAATGCACTATTTTAGGAATCCGCTAGCATAAGCTAGATAAAAACGTTGaattatttcacaaaatattgcTATATTTACTGGTTcttaaattagataaaaaagtAACATTCAGAATTGATATTGTTAAAATTCTAACCGCAGCTCAATTTAATTTTGCACTCGCCTTTCTATCCATTATAGGTACTACGAGTATCTAGTATTTACGCCTAGATAACTAACttcaaatataggtaggtatcgcTAGACATAAACACAATAAAGATAAGTAAAGATTAATTTTAAccataaagtaaataatatggtTAAATTACTCTTAACCAGTAGTtagttacttaaatatttttccacatcactaggtacatattttaaattaaagtccCCCGTCGTGCTGACCTAGGTACTGTACGGATTTTCATACGGTTTTCACCGTACGAAAGAGAGATTATCTAGGAAGGTTAAAGGCTATAATTTATGAACATGTTGCGAAAATAAGCTACCGCGACtggtatgataataataaaatttataatgatTATTGTGAATGAACTCGGAAAAAATCGCCCCATTCCCGAGAGCTAGTCCCTGGCGTGCGCTgcgtaaatacctacttaaagttaCCTACATGAAAATAATGTAGGTTCTACAATGTAATAGTTCCTCTCCCGTGCGAAGCCAAGGCAGGCGGCTCGGCTGGTTAAATTTAAGTAGGTGACCTACCTATCTCTTATTATTTACGCTTATAGAAATCATAATTACAGACTATCTTGCTTATTATCTCTGATATCTAACTCATCAGAGCAATTTAGGTAACCATCGGAAACGGTCCGttggaaacaaaatatttgctactttttttagaaaaaaagttcaGTTCCGTGTGTGCATCAAATTGACTGTGGGATGTCTAGTTAATCATAGAGACGAGTGTAAATCACGTCCAGACAGTGCATTGCAGATGACTACCGACCGTGCGACCGTGGCAATGCGATAAACATGCATCTCGCTGTAATTTATTGCACATAACCGTAGTTAACTTTCTCCTCGCTTTGTTAtgaatagattattatttatttatcaacttgaactgaattaaataaattctattttatGGTAAGTTAATTAAGCTATAATACAATACgacttttttctttaaataaataaatatgtagtaaaaatattatttttggatACAGATAGTTATGGCTCGTCCATCTGTGCCAGATAAGATTCCTATGAAATAGATGTTAGCGTTTTGTATGTCAGTAATCAGTGTGTCGAGtgattattttttcattattttaacattttaccTGGTGGAAATCCCAGGGAAATTCGGAAAGCTCCCTAAAATCAAAAGTAGATCGTCAATAACTTATAGCCCTATATGTTCAAGAGGTTCGCTATGCTTGCGCAGACCGCGTGACCTGCTGCTTTATTATATCTACTTTTATCATCTAATGTTAAAAATCGCCTCGAAATAAGGGCATGGATATCGGATAAATGTATCAAAATCGTTGGTTTGATAAGTTACTAGGTTTAATTCTTAGAAGATGTCTAATATCTAAATGctaaattattgttttcatttatttttacaatttcttGTCAGttcctaaacctaacctaagtTTTGCTCACGTGAGTAGCTAGCTTACTGTACTTTTatgagtgtttacattagttcGTAAGTTTAATCATATGAAGaccaaaaactatttttatacctactatttttttttgcgagtagatttttattttacgtaGATATAAAATATGTGTGACCGCGCGAAGTAAAGCGTGAGTAAATGTTTCAGAAATCATGTCGAAACCGTAATTGTTTTGTATTGTGAGCGAATAAATGAGTTTTTGGGTTAGCCTTTCACAAGTGTCCCAccgttaaataaaaatcaaaatattaatattgtccGTCTGACCTTCTCTAAAGTTCTCAGACGTTGACaccaataaataatttcttcGGATACTACGTATCTACCTAAGTTTATACATATAGTCATGTCTAAGTATTCAGTTTGAAGCCAGGTAGGCATTCCTTAGTAATCTATTTAATGCCAGgtcataatttaaaataaacattacgAGCTATCTGGCTatgaatagtttttttattaagcCAGAAACTGATTTCAGGGAGTAACTCAGTATAATAAACTTTTGGTCCAGGAAGACAATTTATTAGCAAAACCAGTTATGGATTCTTTAGGTACAATCTACTTAGTACCTGCCTACCTCATTGCCTAAAACTTAATGGACTACACAAGAATTTATAATTGTATCACTCCATTAAAATCACGTAGTGTAGTaggcataaaaatctgtttcagaatgtacctACGGCCacgggtaaagccctttcataatatgataccccacttggtatagctatcttactttgaaaattgaaaatactaatttattattatttgtccatgaacacaatattttttttatattcacgGTTATCGtattttttgctttacttgtgctataaaacctacctacctgccaaatttcatgattctagatcgccgggaagtaccctatatgtatataggtttcttgacatacacgacagacaggcagacagacaatgaagtgatcctataagggttccgtttttcctttcgaggtacggaaccctaaaaacataatttcCGGAAAAGGAAGGGTAACGAACCATGAGAAAATGTCCGAGATTACAGATAAGTAGTTACAGTTTAAATGTATGTAATTGTCACAGTGAAAGTGAATCCGGCAAAGATCTCGTGATAGTTCACAATTGTTTGCGATCTTTTGTAATAGGATTTGTAAATCGTGCGATGTTACTGCGCTAACTACCACTACACATGGATTTcgtgaataataaaattgtacaagTTTAATATGAAAGACTAGTGCTTACGAAATTGTACTTTCAGCTAAAAGATAGTTTAGAAAAGATATTAAAAGAGCTCCAGCTATTTTATAAGCTTCATACATCGACGAAATCTATTGAGTACGTAACTACCTTAGTTTTGACGTAAACGAGAcaaacagacacgctttcggATTTGTAACATTAGCATGGATCACCATTTGCCTTAACCCAAATAAAATAGTCACCAATAATATTTCTTATTGACCACCTTGCGACATCGTTTTCTCCGGTTGAGATTAATTACACTGACAAAGAACAATACACCTTAGGCAATAGAATCGTGTTTCACTGTCTTCTAACAGAATACTTTCTGTTAAAGTTTTAAGTACCTTCGTAAATACTTCACGTttaagtagaaaaaaatatgtttctgtAAAATGAAGTGACATGCTATCCAAGTCTATTAATCTAGTCGTATTTGGCGTCGTAGTTTTTTGCAtggtaaataaatacaaaaacaaactagAGAATAAAGATAGGATTTTGTACATTATAAGATAAAAGTGGACCTACCGTTACTCTCCAAACGAGGAAGATGGTATGGTCTTTGGGCACGGTGCGGAAGACTGCATCCTGCGGCACCGCGCGCGGCGCCCCGTCGTCCTCCAACTGCACCACAACATCAGAAACATGATTAATCACCATCCTCTTCAGCGAGATCTTTAGTCGATAATCAATATCATAAACACACTTTACTGGCAAAACAGTTCTTGattttacattaatattatgacgCGATGTAAGTACCTACGCCATACtgattattaataaatatgatcgtgctttagttttaagttaacgtaattaattatcaccactaaatCATTGTTTGataatcagaaagtgtacaattatagtacccaatttgaataaatgactttgactttgactatacCGAGTAGTTACGTATCAATCCCGTCAAGATCAGTTAGTTCTGTTGTCCAACCGTGAAAACACtgacacacacaaacacaaataTAGACACTTTTATGACCTAGTAAATACTCGCATATTGAATTTTTCCCTATCCtatcttatttaatttttattacaatttataaattaagtaggGTAACCTACTGTAAAGAACTTCACAATTCGAGAATTGTTATTTATATTGAAGCAAAGATGAAATCGCAACTATCTTTAATCGCCGTAAAAGCTTAGGGAGCGGTCAGGTCACTATCTATATCAACCTTAGGTCACAACACTTAGGTCTACCTAGATAAGTAGGCGTATTGAAAAATATGGAATAGCAAGTTTTATTCGGTATCGCCTTTTATTTCCTACTAGTTAgattttcaaatatatttagaaCTTCTAATATATTCGAAATAATTTTAggaatatgtacctatctaggtaggtacttacctactttttctgAGAATACTAACTAACAAATGAGTTGCAGTTTAACGTCACTtgcattaacggtgaaggaaaaacgTCTTgaagaaacctacatgcctgagagttcaaaaccatctcattctgagaggagacccgtgccgTGAGCCGATAGCGATgagttggtgatgatgatgaagtataattattactattaattattCACTCTGTAAAATAATCGTAAAGCTACCACCACAAACCGTTACGTTCAATTATTCAAATGATCTGCATTTGTGCACACACCGGAAACGATTCCCTCAAACATTGGCACTTTCCGTTTTATTCACTAGATAAACTAAATCACAAAGATGTTTACTTGTTCTGCGCCAACTTCCAGGATATGCATATTGTTGGTCGTGGTCAGGGACGGACTGGTGCCATCACCTGAAACCGCCGCTCCCACCAAACAGCCCGTACACTAGACACACAAGATGAGACGACCGGCCCGTAGATCCACACTCCTTACACTAACTACCCGACGCTGGCCGGTGTACGAGAAaagaaaacctttttttttcacGCTAAATGAACACGCATAGTTTAATAAACACaggaataaattatttctcgCGAAAGTCCGAGTGGCGTGTCGTGGCCGAATGATGGTTGGAGTGGCTAGAATATCGCGTTTTCATCTCCgttaacttaataaataattattgttatctatacttatttagatattataaaaaaaaaatgtattactaCTCCTTTGCGTTgcgcagtcggttaaaaagatttGTTCTGCACACCAAGTGCACACCTAGATAATAACACAAGTAAATTGCGTAGACAAACGCCGCTGGGCAGGGtcaaaatattttgacagaacgtACCTTTTAATTAAACGTAGGTACACAGTAAGACAGGATTATTTATTGTACCATGATTGGAACCCTTCGTATGGGAGTCCAACTTGCACTCGACCGATTTTTGAAGTTATATCGCTAAaaattgataggtaggtatttgggATTCGGTTAAAAGAAGTGTTTtacgatttttggaaattctcaTCCTCAAAGGGGTTGAAAGtttgtatacatataatatacctacgggAATGAGCGTAAAAATCATCATAGTCATTTTTGAAGTCGTTATAATACGTAGGTAGGCACGAAAACTGATATTTGTGCTTTAGGTAAGAAATAAAGAATGAagtacgtgtttcaggatttttgaaaattccatacGAGCGAGGGGAAAAGcaaatttgaatttttgaaaattagttttcaaaactctacttacataattaattacactgatcgcgagcaatttactcttatccattgaggagttctgttctccatctccgaagatattcatcagatcttcaccaaatttatatgggaccacccgCGAAGTATAcctaccctttcaaacaaaaaataataatttccaaatcggttcaggtaCCTTTGAGCAATCGgagaacatacataaataaatataaaaatataaaaagatcccgacgaattgagaaccttttttgtttgaagtctATTAAAAACGATTTATCATTattcaattaagtaggtaggtaggtacttatagttattGCTTCGTATACCTAGATATTCATGAGCGTTATATGTATAATTCTCAAATAACAAACGAGAATTGAGAAAATCTATAATGCACTTTATAATAGACTATTAAAAATCAAATAGACCTGATAAAATATGTCCATCAATGTTCGCTACACTTTCTTGGATGTAGAAAGCTATCGATTGCCATCTGGTAGACACTGCTACTGATGTGGAGTCGGCTGAGGCTCGCGACAGAAGCTGTCGACTGTTCAGGAGTTAGATTAATTCGCACACCGATACATATCTAGTTTAGGAAGCACGGTCCGACGCGCTCTTTATGTCCACTACTATGTGTGTACGAGTATGTTCACTTTCGTTCGACAGATGCGCGGTGTAAAGTTATAATGACCGATGTCGAAAAGGcgtgtaggtaagtacctacctacctacctactcagtttCATCAGGTTTTTTACGCTCTGCATACTATCACCCATGCAAAGTATTCGagtaataaaaattgtttaaaaattcattCTAATTAACTTTTTGCGATTACGATAGGCGACTTTTGTGATGGAACGAAGTTTAGTACTTACATAGATTGTAGGTatgtctaggtacctacctgaatTGCTATTTGGAGACATGAAAAGTCGGAAGATCACCGCCAAAACCTACCCGCTATTGGTATCGAATTGGTTGATCAAAGTTGAACAGTCACTGCGTAGGCTGACGCTTAGAGATCGTCGAATTAAAGTTTTTCGCTTTAGAACCAGTctatctaataaaatattttacctactgtttcttataataatatttagcgttagtagcaacgtacctacctattaatgtttTTGTGGGCAGATTGCAAAATCATTCGCTTCGCTTCAGTGGCCACAAAGTGAGCCAGCATTAGTATTAGATAGATTCGAACCACTATTGTTGTCGCAGCACAATAACTGATCCCAATACCAATTTGCGGAGCTTTGATTAGATTAGCATGTACCTAACATGTGACCTAATCCAATCGATTGTGCATTGTGTTTCAGATTTCAAGGTAAGGTCGatattaagtaaatatgtaccgtacctacctacagtgtATATTCAGACCGACCACAGTTAGTAAAGTCGCCAGGTAATGGTCgtgtttgaatttaaaaaaatatgcatattaTCTAGGTATGCCAAATTAGAAGAGGTCTTTCTTACCTAGACTCGAAACTGGCCCTTCGTCCTCTTGCTTAACAGTCTGCTCAGCGGCTGGTCGATCGCAAAAGCAGCAGCAATCATAGCTACACTCGCAATAattattgttgtgattggctgaattcatAGTAGGTATTCTTGCTGCAAAAATGTATTTCAGCAAATACTAAGAAAGTGTCGGCCAttcagaggtgattgcaatcATCACGTAATTGTCAAATTACGATACTTACTAGATTAGCACGATATGACATTATcgtcgaatctttgaaaagtgcaaccgtcgagtttcttgctgtctcttcttctcggtaggacaAGCATTATGAACCAGCAGTGgcagatgcatttgacgattcaaaagtacttgtaaaagtttgtttgaataaaaatctatctgtttttatttcaattacaaAAAAAGATAGGTGGCGTACATAAtaaagaagtaggtacatagttctAATTtagagatttttgtctctaaaTTAGAACTCTGTCCTCTTTGTTTTgaagtaaaaacttaaaaaaatattttttattgactCTCTTGACAACAATCGAATGATTTTGATacctatatgaaaaaaatttaaaacatgttGATTCCAGATTCCACTCTTtgttgattataatatttaaaaagcaTATTTCTAGTGAAACTTTtacagtaaataatttaatacaatGTACACCGATGATGTTTTAGATAAGGAGAGTGAGAATGAGGACAAAAAACCAAAAGAAAGTCTTAATGTAATGAAAAAATCGTTATCAACTGTTGGCTTCCAAAATAATTCTGAGAATCAAAATGCCAGACCACTGCCTTTGCGCTCTGCACAATCTTTTACTGGTGCTGTAGAAGAACTTCGACTTTCTAATAATTTACAACAATTAAATTTGAACAGTGGTAATCCAGTTTCGGCGCCTAAACTGGCTGCCATTTGTCCTTGGTCTGGGCGCTTTCTACGACCAGCTGTAATAATGCCTTTTAGAACAAGAGAACGAAATACGTACGCATTACACGTTGTATCACCTGAAGTTCTCCACTATCACGGTTATGATTTCGAACCTTCTCAAATAGCCATGTATTGGAAAAAGGATTGCAGGAAATTTCTATGGAAAGGGTCAAAAGGCACTTTCTGCAGATACAAGCAACAATCATGATGAATTTTGttaccatactaatatttaggCACTGCATTTTATTCACTTTTatgtaaatcaattttttaaagtgatatacttcataaaaaatagtttattgtTCGACAAATAAATTTATTACCTATTAACTTCATTTCTATTACAGCTGATAAGTCAAATGATTTGCCTCTAACAATAACTATTACTGAAGGGTCTGAACTGTGTCTAATGGCTGTTTCTCAACACCTGGCATTTCAGCTTCTGGTACTTCACCGCATGAGAACCTTACGTAATCTAGAACTTCAACTTTATTACTCTGTAGAACTTCATCAACTGTATAGGAAGGGTCTAACAAATACTCCTGGAATATGAGACAGGTCTCATCATCAGAGTTCTTGGCTGGTTTGTCTTTTTCTTTGTCACCTATTTTTCTCGGCGCACATCCGACAATATGTTGGCATATCTGTTTACCAACATCTTCTATGTCATTGGGTTGTTTGTAAGCCAATAGAGCTCCATATTTACCCGTAGAATAATCGCTGGGTGTAGCCGGTGCTGGGTGGGTGTAGGCAGTAATTTTTACGTCTTTGCTATTCGCTTTCCAGCACTCTGCTCGTCGTAGGATGGCGTTTTCCCCGACAGATCCAATAAACAGCGCCAGTACTTCTGACATCTTTTTGCCTCCTTCAGCTGATAAGTTTCCAAGTTGCTCACTGTCTAACTCCAACTGTAACCcaagaatttaaattaaattaatcaatcTGTTAATTTTTCTCTGTCGCATTCTTCATTGCTTTGGTTGTGCCCCTTTTCCATCAATCACATCATGGTAGTAGTTTGGTTGGAATAACAATTTGGTGGATTGCCAAATCTTTTCCATTCAACTCAGTACATGTACAGCTAAGAGAACAAGATTTCAACTCTTAGGTTTCTAGTTAAACTGGGTAATACACAGTATTTACTaaattgacaaaattaaaaacaaaactcctttggaataataaaaaattgcaaaattacTAGGGTTCTTactaataaagatttattcACTATTCAGTCATGATTTTTACACATCAAATGTATGGCAGAAATACATGTGTAAGTAAtgcataaatttttattagtaagatGGGAAAAATATAACTTACCTTTGTGATATGTCCCTTGGATTGCAAGTGAGTATGTGCAAACTTGTAACATGCCAATGTTGCATCTTCCAGAACCTTTTGGAACTTGTCATTTTTAGCCACAAAGTCTGTCTCACAGTTGAGTTCTACCAGAGCCCCATGGCTCTTATCGTACTTCACAGCCACGAGACCTTGGAGAGCCTTTCGCCCGGCCAGCTTAGTGGCTTTGGCCCAGCCCATGGCTTGAGCTTGTTCGTTCAACCATGCTTCTGCCTGTAACcaatacatacctaaataaaaatttgttttttattacataaaagtGAGGTAAAAAGGCTGTGTTATAACACTAAAATCTTACTTGCAATATATGTATAGTGtcatctacaataataataataattaatcagcaTAAGAATAAGTAAAATTAGTCAAATATTAGTACTTATGTTAAAGTCATAATTAACTACTTAACTTGAAAATTATGTTAAGGATTACTGGATGCATAacatttgattaaattttcTAACAGCTTTTGAAACTTGAAACTGCTTAGGCACAATGCACCGCTGCAGAGTTGAGTGGAAGCAAGCAGTAGTGTCTTTTTCATAACAACTTGCTTTATTAACTTTGATATAGCAAAGCTGCTGTGCATTCTTTGAATCTCCTATCTGACTTGTTTTCACTATACCAATTTGTTATCAAAAAGATGCTCTTTAGCCAGGGTTGGAGAAAAAAGAGCATTTTGAAACAGAATTAAAAACATGTACaactgttaaatttttttaataaaaacatgcaAAAGTAAAACACTCAAATGCCAACCCAGGCTTTAGCTCCACTTCTCTCTATACTATGTGTAATGTGTTGAATCTTAGAAGTTTGTTTGATTTAACATTAACAGTGTTACTACTAACTATATCAGACAATGTTTAAATATGACACTCCATTACAATAGGAAAGAAGAGGTGACAACAACTGGTTTAAACATTATCTAATGTGCAAATTGCAGAACACTACAAATTCACCTTATCAGAATCATTGTTATTCATTTCGAGTGCCTTTTTGCAGTTAGCTATAGTGTAGCCAGTCTTCTTCCTCAACTTAGCCAGCAGTGAGGACTCAGCGGCGCGGCAACCGGGACTAATGTGAAGTCTCCTGACCAGTTGTAGTATCATCTGAAATTAGAGACCATTAAATTATAGTTAACTTTATCAGATCACATTAGAATCTAAGAGCACAGTCTCACTGGGTATTATAGCATGGAGCTGAAAATCTCAAGCCTGTATGGTGCATAAGCAAACAGATTAAACCCACGGTTCACAATAaatagggaacttctaacaaaacgtttAGGCCTCAACATTACTGGTAGgcatcaaatgttagtacatttgatgcAGGTAGTCTTAAATTcccttaatttaaaaaaaaaacccctattttgctttgattttaCATCACCATATCCTAATATATGACATATCGTCAAATCAGGATCTAACAGAGAGTTCCATTACTCTAGTTCTACAAAGCTGGGATTTGCTGTAACATGTTTGTAGCCACCATAGTGTAAGAATTGTGAAATTGTATCATGTTTAAGGGTCCTATTATAAAGTATCTAGTGTCTAATCCCAACTGCCaatacaattaagtaattaGGTATTGGAAATTTCGCCTGT from Maniola jurtina chromosome 1, ilManJurt1.1, whole genome shotgun sequence carries:
- the LOC123865369 gene encoding elongation factor Ts, mitochondrial isoform X1, giving the protein MKQAVKSYSMMILQLVRRLHISPGCRAAESSLLAKLRKKTGYTIANCKKALEMNNNDSDKAEAWLNEQAQAMGWAKATKLAGRKALQGLVAVKYDKSHGALVELNCETDFVAKNDKFQKVLEDATLACYKFAHTHLQSKGHITKLELDSEQLGNLSAEGGKKMSEVLALFIGSVGENAILRRAECWKANSKDVKITAYTHPAPATPSDYSTGKYGALLAYKQPNDIEDVGKQICQHIVGCAPRKIGDKEKDKPAKNSDDETCLIFQEYLLDPSYTVDEVLQSNKVEVLDYVRFSCGEVPEAEMPGVEKQPLDTVQTLQ
- the LOC123865369 gene encoding elongation factor Ts, mitochondrial isoform X2; the protein is MILQLVRRLHISPGCRAAESSLLAKLRKKTGYTIANCKKALEMNNNDSDKAEAWLNEQAQAMGWAKATKLAGRKALQGLVAVKYDKSHGALVELNCETDFVAKNDKFQKVLEDATLACYKFAHTHLQSKGHITKLELDSEQLGNLSAEGGKKMSEVLALFIGSVGENAILRRAECWKANSKDVKITAYTHPAPATPSDYSTGKYGALLAYKQPNDIEDVGKQICQHIVGCAPRKIGDKEKDKPAKNSDDETCLIFQEYLLDPSYTVDEVLQSNKVEVLDYVRFSCGEVPEAEMPGVEKQPLDTVQTLQ